In Leptodesmis sichuanensis A121, the following are encoded in one genomic region:
- the hemN gene encoding oxygen-independent coproporphyrinogen III oxidase yields the protein MKLLPQTVQFDSELLQKYDRPLPRYTSYPPATELKPEFDELDFRTAIAVGNHKQTPISLYCHIPFCETACYFCGCNTIITQRRELADPYLNYLARNIEQVASLIDGQRKVHQLHWGGGTPNYLNLSQIEFLWNTLNRYFSLDPAAEVSIEINPRYVDKNYIFFLKSLGFNRISFGIQDFNPEVQAAVNRIQPESMLFDVMSWIREAGFESVNVDLIYGLPYQTLYTFKETVQKTIELNPDRIAVFNFAYVPWIKPIQKKISQEALPPASEKLKILQMTIAELTEKDYVFIGMDHFAKPNDELTIAQRAGKLHRNFQGYTTKPESDLFGFGITSISMLHDVYIQNHKRLKEFYGAIDEGRLPIEKGVTLTQDDIIRRTIIMELMCQFQLAQQDIEEKYHLGFDIDFDDYFWREIPKLKTLEADGLVKLYSDGIEITPIGRLLIRNIASVFDAYLGERKTGTFSKSI from the coding sequence ATGAAACTTCTGCCACAAACCGTTCAATTTGACTCTGAGTTATTGCAAAAATACGATCGCCCCTTACCGCGCTATACCAGCTACCCCCCAGCAACGGAATTAAAGCCTGAGTTTGATGAATTGGATTTCCGAACAGCGATCGCGGTAGGAAATCACAAACAAACGCCCATTTCCCTCTACTGCCATATTCCGTTCTGTGAAACGGCCTGTTATTTCTGTGGTTGCAACACGATCATTACCCAGCGTCGAGAACTGGCCGATCCCTATCTCAATTACCTGGCCCGTAATATTGAGCAAGTAGCCAGCCTGATTGATGGTCAGCGAAAAGTGCATCAACTGCATTGGGGCGGTGGCACTCCCAATTATCTCAACTTAAGTCAGATTGAATTTCTCTGGAATACCCTCAATCGTTATTTCAGTCTGGATCCGGCTGCAGAAGTTTCGATTGAAATTAATCCCCGTTATGTCGATAAGAACTACATCTTTTTCTTAAAGAGTCTGGGCTTTAATCGAATTAGCTTTGGCATTCAAGATTTTAATCCTGAAGTACAGGCTGCAGTGAACCGAATCCAACCAGAATCGATGCTGTTTGATGTCATGAGTTGGATTAGGGAAGCTGGATTTGAAAGCGTCAATGTAGATTTGATTTACGGGCTTCCCTACCAAACTCTATATACGTTTAAGGAAACCGTTCAGAAAACCATTGAACTTAATCCCGATCGCATTGCGGTCTTCAACTTTGCCTATGTGCCCTGGATCAAACCGATTCAGAAGAAAATTTCTCAGGAAGCCCTGCCGCCTGCATCTGAGAAGCTAAAGATTTTGCAAATGACGATCGCCGAACTAACTGAGAAAGACTATGTCTTCATTGGAATGGATCACTTTGCCAAACCGAATGATGAACTGACGATCGCCCAACGAGCCGGAAAACTGCATCGTAACTTCCAGGGCTACACCACCAAACCAGAATCTGACCTGTTTGGTTTTGGGATTACCTCAATCAGTATGTTGCATGATGTGTATATCCAGAATCACAAACGGTTGAAAGAGTTTTATGGGGCGATCGATGAAGGCAGGTTACCGATCGAGAAAGGTGTAACACTGACTCAGGATGACATTATCCGCCGCACGATCATCATGGAATTGATGTGTCAGTTCCAGTTGGCCCAACAGGATATTGAAGAGAAATATCACCTGGGCTTCGATATTGACTTTGATGATTACTTCTGGCGTGAAATTCCCAAACTCAAAACGTTAGAAGCTGATGGTTTAGTCAAACTGTATTCCGATGGCATTGAAATTACCCCTATCGGT